One region of Manis pentadactyla isolate mManPen7 chromosome 9, mManPen7.hap1, whole genome shotgun sequence genomic DNA includes:
- the LOC130684706 gene encoding olfactory receptor 5L1-like: MGTENCSSVAEFLLLGLTDAPELRALLFVLFLLIYGVTVLGNLGMIALIQVSSELHTPMYFFLSHLSFVDFCYSTIIVPKMLSNIFNKDKAISFLECMVQFYLFCTYAVTEVFLLAVMAYDRFVAICNPLLYIVTMSRHLCVWLVFGCYLCGMVCSLIHLCLGLQIPSYRSNVINHFFCDLLPLLSLACSDVSLNELVIYIVATSNEIITITIIFMSYLFILITILRMRSAQGRRKAFSTCASHFTAIAVFHGTILFMYCRPSSANSMNTDKVTTVFYTIVIPMLNPLIYSLRNKDVKEALKKVLRSKLPFEKLFS; this comes from the coding sequence ATGGGCACGGAGAACTGCTCTTCTGTGGCAGAGTTCCTTCTTCTTGGACTAACTGACGCCCCTGAGCTGAGAGCCCTTCTTTTCGTGCTGTTCCTTCTGATCTATGGAGTCACAGTTTTGGGCAACCTGGGCATGATTGCATTGATTCAGGTCAGCTCTGAACTTCACactcccatgtactttttcctcagcCATTTGTCCTTTGTGGATTTTTGCTACTCCACAATCATTGTGCCAAAGATGTTGTCCAATATCTTCAATAAGGATAAAGCCATCTCCTTTCTGGAATGTATggtgcaattttatttattttgtacctATGCTGTGACTGAGGTCTTCCTGCTGgctgtgatggcctatgaccgctttGTGGCCATCTGTAACCCACTGCTGTACATAGTCACCATGTCCCGGCACCTCTGTGTGTGGCTGGTGTTTGGTTGTTACCTGTGTGGGATGGTGTGTTCCTTGATTCACTTGTGCTTAGGCCTCCAGATCCCATCCTATCGATCAAATGTGATTAACCACTTCTTTTGTGATCTACTTCCTCTCTTGTCTCTTGCTTGCTCTGATGTGTCTCTGAATGAACTGGTCATATACATTGTGGCCACTAGCAATGAGATTATTACCATCACGATCATCTTCAtgtcctacttgtttattctcATCACCATCCTGAGGATGCGCTCTGCCCAGGGAAGGcgcaaagccttctccacctgtgcctCCCACTTCACAGCCATTGCTGTCTTCCATGGCacaatccttttcatgtattgcCGGCCCAGTTCTGCAAACAGTATGAACACTGACAAAGTGACCACTGTGTTCTACACGATAGTGATTCCCATGCTGAACCCCCTGATTtacagcctgaggaacaaggATGTGAAAGAAGCCCTCAAGAAAGTGTTGAGATCAAAATTACCTTTTGAAAAACTATTTTCTTAA
- the LOC118931148 gene encoding olfactory receptor-like protein OLF2, with protein sequence MAADNCTGVTDFIFRGLSGRQDVQQGLFVLFLLVYGITVVANLGMILLVKVDPRLHSPMYYFLSNLSFCDVCYSSTVSPKMLADFLSEQKRIPYNLCAIQMYFFGAFADVECLLLAVMAYDRYVAICNPLLYTLAMSRRLCIQLVAIAYIVGFVDSAIHTCCTFRLSFCNSNIINHFFCDIPPLLALSCSDTSINEIVMFTFIGSVVGLSIMTVLLSYIYIITAILRMNSAEGRLKAFSTCASHLTAVAIFHGTLLFMYFRPSTSYSMDTDKVASVFYTVVIPMLNPLIYSLRNKDVKGALKKTVSPKFCSG encoded by the coding sequence ATGGCTGCTGACAACTGCACTGGGGTCACTGACTTCATATTCCGGGGCCTCTCTGGCAGACAGGACGTACAGCAGGGGCTCTTTGTGCTCTTCCTGCTGGTTTATGGCATAACCGTGGTTGCCAACCTGGGGATGATCCTGCTGGTCAAGGTGGACCCCAGACTCCACTCGCCCATGTACTATTTCCTGAGCAATCTGTCCTTCTGTGATGTCTGCTACTCCTCCACTGTCTCTCCCAAGATGCTGGCTGATTTCTTATCTGAGCAGAAGAGGATTCCATATAACTTATGCGCCATTCAGATGTATTTTTTTGGTGCCTTTGCAGATGTGGAATGTCTCCTGTTGGCGGTCATGGCTTATGACCGTTATGTAGCCATTTGTAACCCACTTCTTTATACACTAGCCATGTCCAGGAGACTCTGTATCCAGCTCGTGGCCATTGCCTATATTGTGGGTTTCGTAGATTCAGCAATCCACACCTGTTGTACATTTCGATTGTCATTCTGCAACTCCAATATCATCAACCACTTTTTCTGTGACATCCCACCCTTGCTAGCCCTCTCCTGCTCAGATACATCCATCAATGAGATAGTGATGTTCACTTTTATTGGCTCTGTTGTGGGGCTCAGCATCATGACTGTCCTCCTTTCTTACATATACATCATAACTGCTATTCTGAGAATGAACTCAGCTGAGGGGAGACTCAAAGCCTTCTCTACGTGTGCCTCCCACTTAACCGCTGTGGCCATATTCCACGGCACACTGCTGTTCATGTATTTCCGACCCAGTACCAGTTACTCCATGGACACGGACAAAGTGGCCTCTGTTTTCTACACAGTTGTCATCCCTATGCTGAACCCTCTGATCTACAGCTTGAGGAATAAGGATGTGAAAGGTGCCCTGAAAAAAACAGTGAGCCCTAAATTCTGTTCTGGGTGA
- the LOC118931132 gene encoding olfactory receptor 1020-like — MELENGTVKTEFFLLGFSDHPELQTVLFAVFFSIYSVTLMGNLGMILLITSSSYLHTPMYFFLCTLSFIDACYSSVIAPKLLVDLVSDLKAISFNGCAAQLYFFCSLVDTESFLLAVMAYDRYVAICNLLLYTVIMSKRACCQLAAGAFLGGTMSSIIHTTNTFHLSFCSKEINHFFCDISPLFSLSCTDTYMHDIILVVFASLVEATCLLTVLLSYVCIIAAILKTGSAEGRRKGFSTCTSHLAVVTIYHGTLISIYLRPSTGHSLDSDKVTSVFYTLIIPMLNPLIYSLRNKDVKNAFRKVIGQKMPS; from the coding sequence ATGGAGTTGGAGAATGGCACTGTGAAGACTGAATTCTTCCTCCTGGGATTTAGTGACCACCCAGAACTTCAGACTGTTCtttttgctgtgtttttttcCATCTACTCTGTTACCCTGATGGGGAACCTTGGGATGATTTTATTAATCACAAGCAGTTCCTACTTGCACACCCCTATGTATTTTTTCCTCTGCACCTTGTCCTTCATAGATGCCTGCTACTCTTCTGTCATTGCCCCCAAGTTACTTGTGGACTTGGTTTCTGATCTAAAGGCCATTTCTTTCAATGGCTGTGCTGCACAGTTGTACTTTTTTTGCTCTTTGGTTGACACAGAATCTTTCCTCCTGGCTGTCATGGCTTATGACCGATATGTAGCAATCTGCAACCTACTGCTTTATACTGTTATCATGTCCAAGAGGGCTTGCTGCCAGCTTGCAGCCGGAGCATTTTTGGGGGGCACCATGAGCTCAATTATACACACCACTAATACATTCCATCTGTCTTTCTGCTCCAAAGAAATTAACCATTTCTTTTGTGATATCTCCCCACTCTTCTCCCTGTCCTGCACGGACACATACATGCATGACATTATTCTGGTTGTCTTTGCTAGCTTGGTGGAAGCTACCTGTCTTCTGACAGTTCTTCTCTCTTATGTCTGCATTATTGCAGCTATTCTTAAAACAGGTTCTgctgagggaagaagaaaagggttCTCCACCTGTACTTCCCATCTGGCCGTGGTCACCATCTATCATGGTACCCTCATCTCCATTTATTTGCGCCCCAGCACTGGTCATTCACTGGATAGTGACAAAGTGACCTCTGTGTTCTACACATTGATTATTCCTATGTTGAACCCCCTAATTTATAGTCTAAGGAACAAAGATGTCAAAAATGCCTTTAGGAAAGTGATTGGCCAAAAAATGCCTTCTTAA
- the LOC118931147 gene encoding olfactory receptor 5L1-like, which translates to MGTENCSSVAEFLLLGLTDVPELRAFLFVLFLLIYGVTVLGNLGMIALIQVSSGLHTPMYFFLSHLSFVDFCYSTIIVPKMLSNIFSEDKTISFLECMVQFFLFCSYAITEVFLLAVMAYDRFVAICNPLLYMVNMSRHLCVGLVFGCYLCGMVCSLIHLCLALQIPSYRSNVINHFFCDLLPLLSLACSDVTMNGLLLYIVATSNEIITITIIFTSYLFILITILRMSSAQGRRKAFSTCASHFTAIAVFHGTILFMYCRPSSGNSMDTDKVTTVFYTIVIPMLNPLIYSLRNKDVKEAFKKVLRSKLPFEKLLS; encoded by the coding sequence ATGGGCACGGAGAACTGCTCTTCTGTGGCAGAGTTCCTTCTTCTCGGACTAACTGACGTCCCTGAGCTGAGAGCCTTTCTTTTCGTGCTGTTCCTTCTGATCTATGGAGTCACAGTTTTGGGCAACCTGGGCATGATTGCACTGATTCAGGTCAGCTCTGGTCTTCACactcccatgtactttttcctcagcCACTTGTCCTTTGTGGATTTTTGCTACTCCACAATCATTGTGCCAAAGATGTTGTCCAATATCTTCAGTGAGGACAAAACCATCTCCTTTCTAGAATGCATGGTGCAGTTCTTCTTATTTTGTTCCTATGCCATCACTGAGGTCTTCCTGCTGgctgtgatggcctatgaccgctttGTGGCCATCTGTAACCCACTGCTGTACATGGTCAACATGTCCCGGCACCTCTGTGTGGGGCTGGTGTTTGGTTGTTACCTGTGTGGGATGGTGTGTTCTCTGATTCACTTGTGCTTAGCTCTTCAGATCCCATCCTATCGATCGAATGTGATTAACCACTTCTTTTGTGATCTACTCCCCCTCTTGTCTCTTGCTTGCTCTGATGTCACTATGAATGGACTGCTGCTATACATTGTGGCCACTAGCAATGAGATTATCACCATCACGATCATCTTCACgtcctacttgtttattctcATCACCATCCTGAGGATGAGCTCTGCCCAGGGAAGGcgcaaagccttctccacctgtgcctCCCACTTCACAGCCATCGCTGTCTTCCATGGAacaatccttttcatgtattgcCGGCCCAGTTCTGGCAACAGTATGGACACTGACAAAGTGACCACTGTGTTCTACACGATCGTGATTCCCATGCTGAACCCCCTGATCTATAGTCTGAGGAACAAGGATGTGAAAGAAGCCTTCAAGAAAGTGTTGAGATCAAAATTACCTTTTGAAAAACTACTTTCTTAA